A genomic window from Deltaproteobacteria bacterium includes:
- the uvrC gene encoding excinuclease ABC subunit UvrC, giving the protein MISKDLLSRMPRRTGVYLMKDKAGKVVYVGKANNLQARVRSYFNESDARYSVRFIVEAVCSIETIVTEDERQALILEGDLIRKFKPRYNVRLKDDRAPLLVRIDEHGEWPRIELVRSHVEDGARYIGPFAFSYELRAMLETIQSTLLLRTCSDKVLHNRIRPCLDYQIKRCCGPCCIDVDRKLYESYVQAAISILEGKNTDVIEQMEREMQRASDEMRYEDAASLRDRIGALTKAGREGVSTVTVAGGSKDCLGLYREGNRAEFTVLKVRNGRLFEAQTFGLDGVEVSDRELLSALLMQYYDVCRDIPEEILVGCEMEDRQIREELLSERIGRRVKIVLPLKGAKARVLALAQENSYQNFRARCGVGVSWESALRGIQRAFGLSEMPRIIDCVDISHFQGGATVGSVVSFCDGSPHKERYRHFHVHCVKGKPDDFASITEVLRRYLSACLEQDALPDLMIVDGGRGQLSQALKVKKELALETLPVVGLAKRRKMRASYGSEADFRYRPERIYLENEVAARVLEPSSSSLRLLERIRDEAHRFGISFHRSVRGKRLFVSRLDKIHGVGPRRRKELLREFGDVQSIASSKPEELVSRCKMPMRLARRIIDSLSTKSVEE; this is encoded by the coding sequence ATGATTTCTAAAGATCTACTATCCCGAATGCCACGCCGCACTGGTGTCTATCTCATGAAGGACAAGGCTGGCAAAGTCGTTTATGTCGGCAAGGCTAATAATCTACAGGCCCGGGTTCGTAGTTACTTTAACGAATCCGATGCGCGTTACAGCGTGCGCTTTATAGTGGAAGCGGTGTGTTCGATTGAGACCATCGTAACAGAAGACGAGCGCCAGGCACTTATACTGGAAGGCGATTTAATAAGAAAGTTCAAGCCACGATATAATGTGCGACTTAAGGACGATAGGGCTCCGCTTTTGGTTAGGATTGACGAGCATGGCGAGTGGCCGCGCATAGAGCTCGTCCGCAGTCATGTGGAGGACGGGGCGCGCTATATCGGGCCTTTTGCCTTTAGTTACGAATTGCGGGCGATGTTGGAAACAATTCAAAGCACTCTTTTGCTTAGAACGTGTAGCGATAAGGTATTGCATAATCGAATTCGCCCGTGCTTGGATTATCAGATCAAGCGCTGCTGTGGGCCGTGTTGCATAGATGTAGATAGAAAACTTTATGAATCGTATGTGCAGGCTGCTATCTCTATCCTTGAGGGTAAGAACACTGATGTAATTGAGCAGATGGAGCGCGAGATGCAAAGAGCTAGCGATGAGATGCGGTACGAGGATGCGGCCTCACTTCGCGATCGCATTGGCGCGTTAACAAAGGCCGGACGAGAAGGCGTTTCCACTGTGACAGTTGCCGGCGGTTCCAAGGATTGCCTTGGTTTATACAGAGAGGGGAACAGGGCCGAGTTTACGGTTCTCAAGGTACGAAATGGAAGGCTATTTGAGGCACAGACGTTTGGTCTTGACGGCGTGGAGGTAAGCGATAGAGAGTTGTTGTCAGCGCTGTTGATGCAGTACTACGACGTATGCCGGGATATACCGGAGGAGATATTAGTTGGTTGTGAGATGGAGGATCGACAGATTAGAGAGGAGTTACTAAGCGAGAGGATTGGGCGAAGAGTAAAAATAGTTTTGCCGCTTAAGGGCGCGAAGGCTAGAGTCCTCGCGTTAGCGCAGGAAAATAGCTATCAAAATTTCAGGGCGCGTTGTGGTGTCGGTGTCTCCTGGGAAAGCGCGCTGCGCGGTATTCAGCGGGCCTTTGGGCTTTCCGAGATGCCTAGGATTATAGATTGCGTGGATATTTCTCACTTCCAAGGGGGTGCAACAGTTGGTTCTGTTGTGTCATTCTGTGATGGCAGTCCCCATAAGGAGAGGTATAGGCATTTTCATGTTCACTGCGTTAAGGGCAAGCCAGATGACTTCGCGTCCATAACTGAGGTCTTGAGGCGATATTTGTCGGCCTGTCTTGAGCAAGATGCCTTGCCAGATTTAATGATTGTCGATGGCGGAAGGGGGCAACTGTCGCAGGCGTTAAAAGTTAAAAAGGAGCTAGCCTTAGAAACTTTGCCCGTGGTGGGCTTGGCAAAACGACGAAAAATGCGGGCGAGCTACGGCAGTGAGGCGGATTTTCGCTACAGACCGGAGCGAATTTATTTAGAGAATGAGGTAGCGGCTCGAGTGTTAGAGCCATCAAGTTCATCTCTTCGTTTACTTGAACGCATTCGAGATGAGGCACACCGCTTTGGCATTTCATTTCATCGAAGCGTACGTGGAAAACGCCTTTTTGTCTCCCGTTTGGACAAGATTCATGGCGTGGGGCCTAGGAGAAGGAAAGAGCTGCTTCGCGAGTTTGGTGATGTGCAAAGTATTGCAAGCAGTAAACCTGAGGAGTTGGTATCGAGGTGCAAGATGCCAATGCGGCTTGCACGGCGAATTATAGATTCACTTTCTACTAAGAGCGTTGAGGAGTAG
- a CDS encoding dehydrogenase E1 component subunit alpha/beta, producing the protein MHKEDCCGWQVDVAWEKMYRALLLARYFEEEMLLLLRKGQLSKWFSGIGQEAISVGSTLAMDEEEYILPLHRNVGVFTTRGVPIVQMLNQIRGMAGGFTKGRDRSFHFTSVQHRIVGMISHLGAQLPVADGLALASVLREDKKAVLVFCGDGSTSQGDFHEALNVAAVWDLPVIFLVENNGYALSTPTKEQYRCKSLVERAVGYGMQGVQIDGNDCLAVYIAMRRLLVEIRRRPRPVMVECITFRMRGHEEASGVKYVPSELIDDWVKKDPIVVFEGELRRLKVCSPEELVVIRDDVRQEVKQGVESAGNAASIVVDSERELEDVYAAGKKDRHELETTSPSRLVAMRFCDSITDALGCAMRKFPELVIMGQDIAEYGGVFKITEGLLEEFGAKRVRNTPLCESAIIGASLGLSLGGFKSVVEMQFADFVSCGFNQIVNNLAKCHYRTGAVADVVIRMPTGAGTRAGPFHSQSTEAWFFNTPGLKIVYPSTPFDAKGLLLAAIEDPNPIMFFEHKLLYRTLKEDIPEDYYSVEIGRARIVQEGEDVAIITYGQGVHWARKLADSDGKHSIYILDLRSLKPLDYEAIERAVKATGRVLILHEASLMGGIGAEIAAYISEHLFSYLDAPVVRCASLDTPVPFAAALEDDFLAVSRLMAAFKKVLLY; encoded by the coding sequence ATGCATAAGGAGGATTGTTGCGGATGGCAGGTGGATGTTGCTTGGGAAAAAATGTATAGGGCGCTACTTCTTGCGCGGTATTTTGAGGAGGAGATGCTGTTGCTGCTAAGGAAAGGGCAGTTATCTAAATGGTTTTCAGGGATTGGACAAGAGGCGATATCGGTTGGGAGCACTTTGGCGATGGACGAGGAGGAGTACATCCTGCCGCTTCATCGCAATGTCGGTGTGTTTACTACTCGTGGTGTGCCAATAGTGCAAATGCTCAATCAGATTCGCGGCATGGCTGGTGGTTTTACAAAGGGCCGAGATCGCTCGTTTCATTTTACAAGCGTTCAGCACAGGATCGTCGGGATGATTTCTCACCTGGGTGCGCAATTACCTGTCGCCGATGGCCTAGCGCTTGCTAGCGTTTTACGGGAGGACAAAAAGGCGGTTCTCGTATTCTGCGGAGATGGTTCAACGAGTCAGGGCGATTTCCACGAGGCGCTTAATGTGGCTGCGGTTTGGGATTTGCCGGTAATATTTTTAGTCGAAAACAACGGCTATGCCCTGTCTACGCCGACTAAAGAGCAGTATCGTTGCAAATCGCTCGTAGAGCGCGCCGTTGGCTACGGAATGCAGGGGGTGCAGATCGATGGGAATGATTGTCTCGCGGTCTATATCGCTATGAGACGGCTACTTGTAGAGATTCGCCGCCGTCCGCGGCCTGTAATGGTCGAGTGTATAACCTTCAGGATGCGCGGGCACGAAGAGGCGTCCGGGGTGAAGTATGTGCCGTCGGAGCTAATAGATGATTGGGTCAAGAAGGACCCAATCGTCGTGTTCGAAGGCGAGTTGCGGCGCCTAAAAGTGTGTAGTCCCGAGGAGCTCGTAGTTATTAGAGATGATGTAAGGCAGGAGGTAAAACAGGGGGTTGAGAGTGCGGGGAATGCGGCGTCCATAGTGGTCGATTCTGAACGAGAGCTTGAGGATGTATATGCTGCCGGGAAGAAGGATCGCCATGAATTGGAGACAACATCGCCATCACGGTTAGTGGCAATGCGCTTTTGTGACAGCATAACTGATGCGCTAGGTTGTGCCATGCGAAAATTTCCGGAACTCGTCATCATGGGGCAAGACATTGCCGAGTACGGCGGGGTATTTAAAATTACTGAAGGCTTGTTAGAGGAGTTTGGCGCAAAGAGAGTGAGAAACACTCCGCTCTGCGAGTCAGCCATAATTGGCGCGTCGCTAGGACTTTCATTAGGCGGCTTTAAGTCGGTAGTAGAGATGCAGTTTGCTGACTTTGTAAGTTGTGGATTTAATCAGATAGTCAATAATCTGGCAAAATGCCATTACAGAACAGGCGCGGTCGCCGATGTTGTTATTCGAATGCCAACTGGGGCTGGAACACGGGCTGGGCCGTTTCATTCGCAATCGACTGAGGCTTGGTTCTTTAATACGCCGGGGTTAAAGATCGTTTATCCATCTACGCCGTTTGATGCCAAGGGATTATTGTTAGCCGCGATTGAGGATCCAAACCCAATTATGTTTTTCGAGCATAAGCTTTTGTATCGTACGCTAAAGGAAGACATTCCGGAAGATTATTATAGTGTAGAAATCGGCAGAGCGAGGATTGTTCAGGAGGGGGAAGATGTGGCGATTATTACTTATGGTCAAGGCGTACATTGGGCAAGAAAGCTTGCCGATAGCGATGGCAAGCACTCGATCTATATTTTAGATTTGCGTAGTCTCAAGCCACTTGACTATGAGGCAATAGAGCGAGCGGTCAAGGCTACGGGTCGGGTCTTAATATTGCATGAAGCGTCGTTGATGGGCGGCATTGGAGCTGAGATTGCGGCTTACATTTCTGAGCATTTATTTTCTTACTTGGATGCACCGGTCGTTCGCTGTGCTAGCCTCGATACTCCGGTTCCTTTTGCAGCGGCGTTGGAGGATGATTTTTTGGCAGTCTCGCGGTTGATGGCAGCATTTAAGAAGGTTCTTCTTTACTAG
- a CDS encoding glycosyltransferase, with protein sequence MIRVAWFSPIAENNMLRSAAFTRRVLEKLGLHFDVELFIDDSDWSQLLIDGKLTPIMGVSVFPYQVAFLRNEIEPFDAFVYHMEDAPECAFVKTMLAMWPGIVFFHDLAFNSLELALLGHATTETALNAKMVEMFGDNAPRLGDWQARGWPIEVFSSCYPMGWEQIKSAEVLVLSSEAALRAIANCNLSTKTETCAVPVDVIKDGFVRMSRRRHRRSLDISSEAFMVGFQGTHKVRDRIHAALEGFALFKREVIAASDSETDNEKNALWFLWIVGSAEEERDAEDLVESKARIYPELQTGVIIATADLDATVLSLLSAVDVMLAMSFSPLSPAVPLVAYEAFARGILAILSDDRAAAEIPTACALRVQLGKGEREMLAATLRELYLNEGLRDALRENARAYIDMACASDCVSLDVRAIIEEHRGSLVQKRAERQADMDVLRKDLIYALKQRHVEHELAVVDFGQEMRERNSRLVDETLGSLL encoded by the coding sequence ATGATTCGAGTTGCTTGGTTTTCTCCCATTGCCGAGAACAATATGCTTAGAAGTGCGGCGTTTACGAGGCGGGTTCTCGAAAAGTTGGGGCTGCACTTCGATGTAGAGCTCTTCATAGACGATAGCGATTGGAGTCAGCTACTCATAGACGGGAAGTTGACGCCAATCATGGGAGTCTCGGTTTTTCCTTACCAAGTGGCTTTTTTGCGAAACGAGATAGAACCATTTGACGCATTTGTCTATCATATGGAAGATGCGCCCGAATGTGCTTTCGTTAAGACCATGCTCGCAATGTGGCCAGGCATAGTGTTTTTTCACGATTTGGCCTTTAACTCATTGGAGCTAGCTCTGCTGGGACACGCAACTACCGAGACCGCCTTAAATGCCAAAATGGTCGAGATGTTTGGGGACAACGCACCACGGCTTGGCGACTGGCAAGCACGGGGGTGGCCCATAGAGGTGTTTAGTAGCTGTTACCCTATGGGTTGGGAACAGATAAAGAGTGCCGAAGTCTTGGTGCTCTCTAGCGAGGCGGCTTTGAGAGCCATAGCAAACTGCAATCTGTCTACTAAAACCGAAACATGCGCCGTGCCGGTAGACGTGATTAAGGACGGATTCGTTCGCATGTCCCGTAGGCGACACAGGAGAAGTTTAGACATCTCAAGTGAGGCGTTCATGGTCGGTTTCCAGGGAACGCACAAAGTGCGCGATAGAATCCATGCCGCATTGGAGGGCTTTGCGCTTTTTAAAAGGGAGGTTATAGCGGCTAGCGATAGCGAAACTGATAACGAAAAAAATGCCCTATGGTTTTTGTGGATTGTGGGGTCGGCTGAGGAAGAGAGAGATGCAGAGGATTTGGTGGAAAGCAAGGCAAGAATATATCCAGAGCTTCAAACTGGAGTAATTATCGCGACGGCAGATCTCGACGCTACCGTTTTAAGCCTGCTTTCCGCTGTAGATGTAATGCTAGCAATGAGTTTTTCACCTTTAAGCCCAGCCGTGCCACTAGTGGCATATGAGGCTTTTGCTAGAGGGATACTGGCAATTTTGTCCGATGATAGAGCTGCTGCGGAGATTCCAACCGCATGTGCGCTTAGAGTTCAGCTCGGCAAGGGAGAGCGGGAGATGCTCGCGGCGACTCTTAGAGAGCTATACTTAAACGAGGGACTGCGCGATGCGCTTAGAGAGAACGCGCGGGCATATATCGATATGGCGTGTGCAAGCGACTGCGTGTCCCTAGATGTTAGAGCTATTATTGAGGAACATAGAGGTTCGCTAGTGCAGAAAAGAGCAGAGAGGCAAGCGGATATGGATGTGCTAAGGAAGGACCTCATTTATGCTTTAAAACAGCGCCATGTCGAGCACGAGTTGGCGGTAGTGGACTTTGGCCAAGAGATGCGCGAGCGCAATTCGCGCCTTGTCGACGAAACGTTAGGCAGCTTGTTGTGA
- the rsgA gene encoding ribosome small subunit-dependent GTPase A: MQQEECLVISRTRRYVELVTKNGDICLGRALNSKLDTCVGDKVLVSQEGRDKVVTEIRERKNCLSRSYLGKQKQLIANLDLLIIVSAPEPAPNAVFIDRVLVASTNEGIAQTIAVNKSDLTDELARVQNIAKIYQELGYEISFLSAKSNLGVDELRMRLENPELEIVGLVGISGVGKSTMLNRLVPTADAKTRTVSEKSGQGKQTTTQAYGYIMPRKSAAMPLILVDLPGLQNFGVSHLSALEVRNAFLEFSSFERDCQYADCSHTVEPQCGVLNALREKQIAESRYASYLNILEELKASRPW, translated from the coding sequence ATGCAGCAGGAAGAATGTCTCGTCATTTCTCGCACGCGTCGTTATGTTGAGCTTGTTACTAAGAATGGCGATATTTGCCTGGGTCGCGCTCTTAACAGCAAGTTAGATACCTGTGTCGGCGACAAAGTATTAGTTAGTCAAGAAGGCAGAGATAAAGTAGTCACTGAGATTCGCGAAAGGAAAAATTGCCTATCGCGCTCGTATTTGGGAAAGCAGAAGCAGCTCATAGCTAATCTTGACTTGTTAATAATTGTCTCCGCACCGGAACCTGCGCCAAATGCTGTTTTTATAGACCGAGTATTAGTAGCATCGACAAATGAGGGCATTGCACAAACCATTGCTGTAAACAAGAGCGATTTAACAGATGAGCTCGCTCGCGTACAAAACATTGCCAAAATCTACCAAGAATTGGGATACGAAATAAGCTTTTTAAGCGCCAAGAGTAATTTGGGCGTCGATGAGTTAAGAATGCGCCTAGAAAATCCCGAACTAGAGATAGTCGGGTTGGTGGGAATTTCTGGTGTCGGTAAGAGCACCATGCTAAATCGCCTGGTTCCAACGGCAGATGCAAAAACTCGAACTGTAAGCGAGAAGTCGGGCCAAGGCAAACAAACTACGACGCAGGCCTACGGCTATATAATGCCACGAAAATCTGCTGCCATGCCGCTAATCCTCGTCGATTTACCAGGCCTGCAAAATTTTGGAGTTTCGCACTTAAGTGCCTTAGAAGTCCGCAATGCGTTCTTGGAATTTTCGTCTTTCGAGCGGGACTGCCAATACGCAGACTGCTCGCATACAGTAGAACCTCAATGCGGGGTGCTAAATGCCCTTAGGGAAAAGCAAATTGCCGAAAGTCGCTATGCCTCTTACCTCAATATTTTGGAAGAATTAAAAGCATCTCGTCCATGGTAA
- a CDS encoding glycosyltransferase: MSKRKAVINSLAFVVPRFGKDLGGGAETLVRQIVLALKNRRDFVDIYAQQNGESPDRLQAVKNLEVWTTCARDHRTWLNELPAGKSEEEGISVWRFPVDERDTDTFIHFELAMREGKVLSTDEQLDWLENSVNSKALYRHIAERGSSFDAIVFAPYLFATSFWGALIYPERSFVIPCLHDEHYAYQSVFKYLFSSVRGLIFNSSAERDLAQELYNFGDDEKPRMAVVGMGFDVHRERGSLKDERTHCRKAVQEKFGNRGLATTYLLYVGRKEEGKNLHLLIKAFSEFRARHPRASLQLAIVGSGDIAFLDSLPEGVIDLGFVSEAEKSLLLQGALALCQPSVNESFSIVVMESWLAGTPVVVHANCSVTRNHVLSSGGGLYFADENEFVAVVEALLNSDELGSVLGISGYDYVCKNYSWEAVMSRLYGALEGFKVIDVTSQSEAKYLNDDSKQSAPITARGKAANRGAF; encoded by the coding sequence ATGTCAAAGCGGAAAGCAGTAATCAATTCTCTTGCATTTGTAGTTCCCCGCTTCGGAAAAGATTTAGGCGGCGGCGCGGAGACCTTAGTACGCCAAATCGTCCTCGCACTAAAAAACAGGCGCGACTTTGTTGATATATATGCTCAACAAAATGGCGAATCTCCAGACCGACTTCAGGCTGTAAAGAACTTAGAAGTGTGGACTACTTGTGCGCGAGATCATCGCACTTGGCTAAATGAACTTCCCGCTGGCAAATCTGAGGAGGAAGGCATTAGCGTTTGGAGATTTCCTGTCGATGAGCGCGATACGGATACGTTCATTCATTTTGAATTGGCTATGCGGGAGGGTAAGGTTTTAAGCACGGACGAACAGCTGGATTGGTTAGAAAATAGCGTAAACTCTAAAGCTCTTTACCGTCACATAGCGGAACGAGGTTCCAGCTTCGATGCAATTGTTTTTGCGCCTTATCTATTCGCGACTAGCTTTTGGGGGGCACTTATTTATCCAGAGCGCTCATTTGTTATCCCCTGCCTTCACGATGAGCATTATGCTTACCAATCCGTTTTTAAATATCTGTTCTCGTCCGTGAGAGGCTTAATATTTAACTCCTCTGCAGAGAGGGATTTGGCCCAGGAACTATATAATTTCGGGGACGACGAAAAGCCGCGCATGGCAGTTGTGGGCATGGGGTTTGATGTCCATAGGGAGCGCGGTAGCCTAAAGGATGAGCGAACTCATTGCAGAAAAGCAGTGCAGGAGAAATTTGGAAACCGAGGTTTAGCGACCACCTATTTGTTGTATGTCGGTAGAAAGGAAGAGGGAAAGAATTTACACTTGCTAATTAAAGCTTTCAGTGAATTTCGAGCGCGGCATCCGAGAGCGAGTCTGCAATTGGCAATTGTGGGGTCCGGAGATATTGCTTTTCTCGATAGTCTACCAGAGGGGGTAATAGATCTAGGCTTTGTTAGCGAAGCAGAGAAGTCATTGCTCCTTCAAGGCGCTCTGGCGCTTTGTCAACCGTCCGTTAATGAGTCGTTTTCCATTGTAGTAATGGAGAGTTGGTTAGCAGGTACGCCAGTAGTAGTGCATGCGAATTGTTCCGTAACTAGAAATCATGTGCTTAGTTCTGGCGGGGGCTTGTATTTCGCGGATGAGAATGAGTTTGTAGCAGTAGTTGAAGCATTGCTAAACAGCGATGAGCTTGGAAGTGTTCTTGGAATTAGCGGATATGATTACGTCTGTAAAAACTATTCCTGGGAAGCGGTAATGTCGAGACTTTATGGAGCGCTCGAGGGTTTTAAGGTTATTGACGTTACAAGTCAAAGTGAAGCAAAATACTTAAATGATGACTCAAAACAATCCGCACCCATTACCGCCAGAGGCAAGGCGGCGAATCGAGGAGCTTTCTAG
- the ligA gene encoding NAD-dependent DNA ligase LigA — translation MTQNNPHPLPPEARRRIEELSRLIEEANKQYYIEDNPSISDAEYDKLFRELEDLERQFPQYALSSSPTRRVGAGGGEVFSPVKHREPMLSLANAFDANEVREFDTRVRKLLEDKSDSVSYLVEYKFDGLAIELVYNKGRLEVASTRGDGFVGENVTDNVKTISTVPQLIKQRGIIAKLPERFEVRGEVVIKKMSFKELNVERAANGEPLFANPRNAAAGSIRQLDWRVTASRPLDFFAYSISSSQEFLSSQSEMLEVLTDLGFVVGGERMLARDIEQVLSFFSKLEQKREELPFEIDGIVCKVDSIAHQRTCGTRSRSPRWAIAVKFRPSEAVTRLIDIAVQVGRTGVLTPVAELEPVNIGGVVVRRATLHNREEIERKDIRIGDTVVVRRQGDVIPAIVSVDTSKRAGREQLFVFPTECPVCGGEVRRESAEDVQLRCSNPHCKAKLIERLKHFVGRRAFDIEVLGEKHLEQFIEAGLLSRSADIFFLGKEDLMSIPRMGEKSASNLINAIEKSKNITFSRFIYALGIRHVGERTAQLVAEAAGSLNALMEMSQLEFEQIEDVGPVVANSLVQFFNSSQERSNIKAMIDAGVSISYYNASVSKGVFSGEVVVLTGALESMSRDEAKETIERAGGRVSASVSKAVTLVVAGDNPGSKCDRAQALGIAIIGEKELLSRLSGA, via the coding sequence ATGACTCAAAACAATCCGCACCCATTACCGCCAGAGGCAAGGCGGCGAATCGAGGAGCTTTCTAGGCTCATAGAAGAAGCCAATAAACAATACTATATAGAAGATAATCCAAGCATTTCAGATGCCGAGTACGACAAACTTTTTCGCGAACTCGAAGATTTAGAGCGGCAGTTTCCACAATACGCATTGTCAAGTTCACCTACCAGGCGCGTCGGTGCGGGAGGTGGAGAGGTATTTTCGCCCGTCAAGCATAGAGAGCCAATGCTATCCCTTGCCAATGCCTTTGATGCAAACGAAGTTCGCGAGTTCGATACGAGGGTGCGAAAGCTTCTCGAGGATAAAAGCGACAGTGTGAGCTATTTGGTCGAGTACAAATTTGATGGTCTTGCTATCGAACTCGTATACAATAAGGGACGACTGGAGGTTGCTTCGACCAGAGGCGATGGTTTTGTTGGCGAGAACGTAACCGATAACGTAAAAACCATTTCGACTGTGCCGCAGCTAATAAAGCAGCGGGGCATTATCGCTAAATTGCCAGAGAGGTTTGAGGTTCGCGGTGAAGTCGTTATAAAAAAAATGAGTTTCAAGGAACTCAATGTCGAGCGCGCCGCAAACGGCGAGCCGCTATTTGCGAACCCGCGAAATGCCGCCGCCGGAAGCATCCGGCAGCTCGACTGGCGAGTTACCGCTAGTAGGCCCTTAGATTTTTTCGCGTATTCCATTAGTAGTTCACAGGAGTTTCTATCCTCTCAGAGCGAAATGCTCGAAGTGCTAACAGATCTCGGATTCGTGGTTGGGGGCGAGAGAATGCTGGCGCGGGATATTGAGCAGGTACTTAGCTTTTTTAGCAAACTCGAGCAAAAGCGGGAGGAGTTGCCTTTTGAAATTGATGGTATCGTATGCAAAGTAGATTCAATCGCTCATCAGCGAACTTGTGGGACTCGGTCCAGAAGCCCACGGTGGGCTATCGCGGTTAAATTTAGGCCAAGTGAGGCGGTTACAAGACTAATAGATATAGCAGTGCAGGTTGGTCGAACTGGAGTGCTCACGCCAGTAGCAGAGCTCGAGCCAGTAAATATTGGGGGAGTGGTGGTTAGAAGAGCTACGCTTCACAATCGCGAGGAGATCGAGCGGAAGGATATTAGAATAGGGGATACCGTCGTCGTTAGAAGGCAGGGAGATGTTATTCCTGCTATTGTTTCGGTGGATACGTCGAAAAGGGCCGGGCGCGAGCAACTATTTGTGTTCCCAACTGAGTGCCCTGTTTGTGGCGGCGAGGTAAGGCGCGAATCGGCCGAGGATGTTCAGCTGCGGTGCTCAAATCCACATTGCAAGGCTAAGTTAATAGAGCGCCTTAAACACTTCGTTGGGAGAAGAGCTTTTGACATAGAGGTGTTGGGAGAAAAGCACCTGGAGCAATTTATCGAAGCGGGCTTACTTAGCCGCAGCGCTGATATTTTTTTTCTCGGCAAAGAGGATTTGATGAGCATTCCGAGGATGGGCGAGAAATCCGCTAGTAATTTGATTAACGCGATTGAGAAAAGCAAGAATATAACTTTCTCACGGTTTATTTACGCATTGGGTATTAGACATGTGGGGGAGCGCACTGCTCAGTTAGTTGCCGAAGCGGCGGGTTCCCTAAATGCGCTTATGGAAATGTCGCAGCTCGAGTTCGAGCAGATTGAGGATGTCGGACCTGTGGTGGCAAATTCGCTAGTGCAGTTTTTTAATAGTTCTCAGGAGAGGTCGAATATTAAGGCGATGATCGATGCTGGCGTTAGCATAAGTTATTACAATGCAAGCGTTAGCAAGGGGGTGTTTAGCGGGGAGGTTGTGGTTTTAACGGGAGCGCTCGAATCTATGAGTAGGGATGAGGCTAAAGAGACAATTGAGCGAGCCGGAGGGAGAGTCAGTGCCTCGGTTAGCAAAGCTGTTACCTTGGTCGTCGCTGGAGACAATCCGGGCTCAAAATGCGATAGGGCCCAGGCCCTGGGAATCGCAATCATCGGGGAAAAGGAGTTATTGTCGAGACTTAGTGGTGCTTAG
- a CDS encoding TerC family protein — MENLFDPNLLGTFALLVGLELVLGIDNILVISIITGRLPRQEQSIARISGLGLALLLRVSMLFGVTWLQKMSSPILASLSVHDLVLLAGGLFLLYKAAKEMHHVVELSSDPANSEKIALTFSSAVTQIVALDAVFSLDSVVTAVGLSENMLVIVGAVVVSFALVLIFAKPIANFVLSNPTLKILALAFLLCIGVTLCMEAFHHEIPKPYLYLPMAFALAVELVQLRYDYNRKRREV, encoded by the coding sequence ATGGAAAATTTATTTGACCCAAATTTACTAGGAACTTTTGCCCTTTTGGTGGGCCTTGAACTAGTCCTGGGAATTGATAACATTCTGGTAATTTCTATTATAACCGGTCGTCTCCCAAGACAGGAACAAAGCATCGCTAGGATTTCGGGCTTAGGCCTAGCTCTACTATTGCGCGTTTCTATGCTTTTTGGCGTTACTTGGCTGCAAAAGATGAGTTCGCCCATACTTGCTTCTCTCTCCGTGCACGATTTGGTTTTGCTAGCAGGAGGCTTGTTTCTTCTTTACAAAGCGGCAAAGGAAATGCACCACGTGGTGGAGTTATCGAGCGATCCTGCTAATTCCGAAAAGATTGCACTTACCTTCTCGTCAGCAGTTACGCAAATTGTCGCCTTGGACGCAGTGTTTTCGCTCGATTCTGTAGTGACCGCCGTGGGACTTTCGGAAAATATGCTAGTGATTGTTGGGGCCGTAGTGGTTTCTTTTGCACTGGTATTGATATTTGCAAAACCTATTGCAAATTTTGTCCTAAGCAACCCCACACTAAAAATCCTCGCGCTAGCATTTCTTCTCTGTATTGGCGTGACTCTTTGCATGGAGGCATTTCACCACGAAATCCCCAAACCTTATCTCTATTTGCCAATGGCCTTTGCACTTGCCGTGGAATTAGTCCAGCTCCGCTACGACTACAACCGAAAACGGCGCGAAGTTTAG